The proteins below are encoded in one region of Thermosulfurimonas marina:
- the atpA gene encoding F0F1 ATP synthase subunit alpha, which translates to MQQGIRAEEISDLIKKRIEEYEKKVDLNEMGVVISVGDGVARVYGLRNCQAMELVEFPGGEMGIALNLEFDNVGVPIMGDATKIKEGDIAKRTGRIAEVPVGEAVIGRVVDPLGRPLDGKGPIEAKEFRRIEVKAPGIIARRPVHEPMYTGIKAIDAMTPIGRGQRELIIGDRQTGKTAICIDAILAQKETDVYCIYVAVGQKKSTVAQIVETLRKYGAMKYTTVVVACASDPATLQYIAPYSGCAMGEYFRDSGRHALIIYDDLSKQANAYREVSLLLRRPPGREAYPGDIFYNHSRLLERAAKLNEEHGGGSLTALPIIETLQGDVSAYIPTNVISITDGQVYLEPGLFFAGIRPAINVGLSVSRVGGAAQIKAMKQVAGRLRLELAQYRELAAFAQFGSELDRATQRVLHRGARLTEILKQPQYQPLPVEKQVCILFAGTRGYLDEMPLEVLADYERELYQFIESRYPEIYKEIKEKQEISPELEEKMHAAFKEFNEEFKKNYNVEPVPVP; encoded by the coding sequence ATGCAGCAGGGAATTAGAGCCGAAGAAATTAGTGATCTGATCAAAAAGAGGATTGAGGAGTACGAAAAAAAGGTCGACCTCAACGAAATGGGGGTGGTCATCTCCGTAGGTGACGGGGTGGCCCGGGTCTATGGTCTGCGCAACTGTCAGGCCATGGAGCTGGTGGAGTTCCCGGGCGGAGAAATGGGGATTGCCCTCAACCTGGAGTTCGATAATGTGGGTGTCCCCATTATGGGAGACGCCACCAAGATCAAGGAAGGGGATATCGCCAAGCGTACGGGCCGTATCGCGGAGGTTCCGGTGGGTGAGGCGGTAATCGGCCGGGTGGTGGATCCGTTGGGGCGGCCGCTGGACGGAAAGGGGCCCATCGAGGCCAAGGAATTCCGGCGCATCGAGGTAAAGGCCCCGGGGATTATTGCCCGGCGTCCGGTGCACGAGCCCATGTATACCGGAATCAAGGCCATCGACGCCATGACCCCGATTGGCCGCGGCCAGCGGGAGCTCATCATCGGGGACCGGCAGACCGGAAAGACAGCCATCTGTATCGACGCCATTCTGGCCCAGAAAGAAACGGACGTCTATTGCATCTATGTGGCGGTGGGGCAAAAGAAGTCCACGGTGGCCCAGATCGTAGAGACCCTGCGCAAGTACGGGGCCATGAAGTACACCACGGTAGTGGTAGCCTGCGCCTCGGATCCGGCCACCCTGCAGTACATCGCCCCTTACTCTGGATGCGCCATGGGCGAGTATTTCCGGGATTCGGGTCGGCACGCCCTGATCATCTACGACGACCTCTCCAAGCAGGCCAACGCCTATCGTGAGGTCTCGCTCCTCCTGCGCCGTCCTCCGGGCCGAGAGGCCTATCCCGGAGACATCTTCTATAACCATTCCCGGTTGCTCGAGCGGGCGGCCAAGCTGAACGAAGAGCACGGGGGCGGTTCCCTAACGGCGCTTCCCATCATTGAGACCTTGCAGGGAGACGTCTCGGCTTACATTCCCACCAACGTGATTTCTATTACCGACGGCCAGGTTTATCTGGAGCCCGGTCTCTTCTTTGCCGGTATTCGTCCGGCCATCAATGTGGGGCTTTCGGTCTCCCGGGTGGGAGGAGCGGCCCAGATCAAGGCCATGAAGCAGGTGGCCGGTAGGTTGCGTCTGGAGCTGGCCCAGTATCGAGAGCTTGCGGCCTTTGCCCAGTTCGGTTCCGAGCTTGACCGGGCCACTCAGCGGGTACTCCACCGCGGGGCCCGGCTTACGGAAATCCTGAAACAGCCCCAGTATCAGCCTCTTCCCGTGGAAAAGCAGGTCTGTATCCTCTTTGCGGGCACCCGCGGATATCTGGACGAAATGCCCCTGGAAGTGCTCGCAGACTACGAACGGGAGCTTTACCAATTCATCGAAAGCCGCTATCCCGAGATCTATAAGGAGATCAAGGAAAAGCAGGAGATCAGTCCCGAGCTTGAGGAAAAGATGCACGCGGCCTTCAAGGAATTCAACGAGGAATTCAAAAAGAATTACAATGTTGAGCCCGTACCGGTGCCGTAA
- the atpG gene encoding ATP synthase F1 subunit gamma, with amino-acid sequence MPNLRDIRRKIEAVKKIGQITRAMNMVAAAKLRGAQTRLEKFRPYGEKYREVIRELVASGAVLPSQFPLMETREVRNVGLILVTADRGLCGAFNTNLIKEAEKFMAEQAREGRQVKLICVGKKGAQYFRKRAEILEAYTDVMGRVLMQDARTIARRAMRAFLDGEIDEAYLLYGYFINVVRQIPKREKLLPISVEKGEAEEKAFRGAPIYEPSPEELLDQILPMYVNTRVFAAMLETAVSEQASRMTAMDNATRACGDMVRDLTLLFNKTRQASITKELMDIVGGAEALKKA; translated from the coding sequence ATGCCTAACCTGAGAGACATCCGGCGAAAGATAGAGGCCGTCAAGAAGATCGGCCAGATTACCCGGGCCATGAACATGGTGGCCGCGGCCAAGCTCCGCGGCGCCCAGACCCGTCTGGAGAAGTTCCGCCCTTACGGGGAGAAGTATCGGGAGGTAATTCGGGAGCTGGTGGCCAGCGGGGCGGTGCTCCCCTCGCAGTTTCCCCTCATGGAGACCCGGGAGGTCCGGAATGTGGGGCTCATTCTGGTCACCGCGGACCGGGGCCTCTGCGGGGCCTTTAACACTAACCTCATCAAGGAAGCGGAAAAATTCATGGCCGAGCAGGCCCGGGAGGGCCGCCAGGTCAAGCTCATCTGTGTGGGAAAGAAAGGGGCCCAGTATTTCCGAAAGCGGGCAGAGATCTTAGAGGCCTATACGGATGTGATGGGACGGGTCCTCATGCAGGATGCCCGGACCATCGCCCGGCGGGCCATGCGGGCCTTTCTGGACGGAGAGATCGACGAGGCCTATCTCCTTTACGGTTACTTTATAAATGTGGTCCGGCAGATTCCGAAGCGGGAAAAACTCCTTCCCATCAGCGTAGAAAAGGGGGAGGCGGAGGAAAAGGCCTTTCGTGGGGCCCCTATTTACGAGCCCTCGCCGGAGGAACTTTTGGATCAGATACTGCCCATGTATGTGAACACTAGGGTCTTTGCGGCCATGCTAGAGACCGCGGTCAGTGAACAAGCGTCCCGGATGACGGCCATGGACAACGCCACCCGGGCCTGCGGAGACATGGTCCGGGATCTGACGCTTCTTTTTAACAAGACCAGGCAGGCCTCCATCACCAAAGAACTTATGGATATCGTGGGTGGAGCGGAGGCCCTCAAGAAGGCTTAA
- the atpD gene encoding F0F1 ATP synthase subunit beta produces MAEKVIEVGGQKIEVKAVGRIVQVMGPVVDVEFSPGYLPAILEALRVTNPAIDDRPWNLVLEVAQQLGDNVVRTIAMDTTDGLYRGQEVVATGAPIKVPVGKPTLGRIMNVVGDPVDEAGPLVSDTYYPIHRPAPALTEQDVNIRVLETGIKVFDLLIPFPRGGKMGTFGGAGVGKTVVMMEMIHNIAMEHGGISVFCGVGERTREGNDLYLEMKHSGVIDKAALVYGQMNEPPGARARVGLTGVTVAEYFRDEEGQDVLLFIDNIFRFTQAGSEVSALLGRIPSAVGYQPTLATDLGALQERITSTTKGSITSVQCVYVPADDLTDPAPATTFAHLDGTVVLSRQIAELGIYPAVDPLDSQSRILDPNVLGEEHYQVARQVQQVLQRYKDLQDIIAILGMDELSEEDKVIVARARRIQRFLSQPFHVAEQFTGTPGRYVKLEDTIRGFKEILEGKHDDLPEQAFYMVGGIEEAVEKAKQMAAGG; encoded by the coding sequence ATGGCGGAAAAGGTCATTGAGGTCGGGGGCCAGAAGATCGAAGTCAAGGCGGTGGGCCGCATCGTGCAGGTGATGGGCCCGGTGGTGGACGTAGAATTTTCCCCAGGGTATCTTCCGGCCATTCTGGAGGCCCTGCGGGTGACCAACCCGGCCATCGACGATCGGCCTTGGAACCTGGTGCTGGAAGTGGCCCAGCAGTTGGGAGACAATGTGGTGCGGACCATCGCCATGGACACCACCGACGGCCTCTATCGGGGCCAGGAGGTGGTGGCCACCGGAGCGCCTATCAAGGTTCCGGTGGGCAAGCCCACTCTGGGACGGATCATGAACGTGGTGGGCGACCCGGTGGACGAGGCGGGTCCCCTAGTCTCGGATACCTACTATCCCATTCACCGGCCGGCCCCGGCCCTCACCGAACAGGACGTGAACATTCGCGTGCTGGAGACCGGAATTAAGGTCTTCGACCTCCTCATCCCCTTCCCCCGCGGCGGTAAGATGGGGACCTTTGGGGGAGCCGGAGTGGGCAAGACCGTAGTCATGATGGAGATGATCCACAACATCGCCATGGAGCACGGAGGAATCTCCGTCTTTTGCGGGGTGGGGGAGCGTACCCGTGAGGGCAACGACCTCTATCTGGAAATGAAACACTCCGGGGTGATCGACAAGGCGGCCCTGGTTTACGGACAGATGAATGAGCCTCCGGGGGCCCGGGCCCGGGTGGGCCTTACCGGGGTGACCGTGGCCGAGTATTTCCGGGATGAGGAAGGCCAGGACGTGCTCCTTTTCATTGACAATATCTTTCGCTTCACGCAGGCCGGCTCCGAGGTCTCGGCCCTTCTGGGCCGCATCCCCTCGGCCGTGGGTTATCAGCCCACCCTGGCCACCGACCTGGGAGCCCTGCAGGAGCGCATCACCTCTACCACCAAGGGCTCCATTACTTCGGTCCAGTGCGTTTACGTGCCGGCCGACGACCTCACCGACCCTGCTCCGGCGACCACCTTCGCCCACCTGGATGGAACGGTGGTGCTTTCCCGACAGATCGCCGAGCTGGGGATCTATCCCGCGGTGGACCCCCTGGATTCTCAGTCCCGAATCCTTGATCCCAACGTGCTGGGCGAGGAGCACTATCAAGTGGCCCGGCAGGTACAGCAGGTCCTTCAGCGCTACAAGGACCTCCAGGACATTATCGCCATCCTGGGTATGGACGAGCTTTCCGAGGAAGACAAGGTCATCGTGGCCCGGGCGCGCCGGATCCAGCGCTTCCTCTCCCAGCCCTTCCATGTGGCTGAACAGTTCACCGGAACGCCCGGCCGTTACGTGAAGCTCGAGGATACCATCCGGGGCTTCAAAGAGATCCTGGAGGGCAAGCACGACGATCTTCCGGAGCAGGCCTTCTACATGGTGGGGGGCATTGAGGAGGCCGTAGAGAAGGCCAAGCAGATGGCAGCCGGAGGCTAA
- a CDS encoding F0F1 ATP synthase subunit epsilon, which translates to MARILLEIVTPDRVVISEEVDIVTAPGVAGEFGVMAGHAPMLAGIKIGPLHYRVGDREEWVAVSGGFCEVTGKKVTFLVEAAERAYEIDVERALRAKERAEKRLQEAQAKGDRVAEARARAALQRALTRIALAERAKAGHPR; encoded by the coding sequence ATGGCCCGGATACTCCTGGAAATCGTAACCCCGGATCGGGTGGTGATAAGCGAAGAGGTGGACATTGTGACCGCTCCGGGGGTGGCTGGAGAGTTCGGAGTGATGGCTGGACACGCCCCCATGCTGGCGGGGATCAAGATTGGGCCCCTCCACTATCGGGTGGGAGATCGCGAAGAATGGGTAGCTGTTTCCGGGGGCTTCTGTGAGGTCACGGGTAAGAAGGTAACCTTCCTGGTGGAGGCGGCGGAGCGGGCCTACGAGATCGATGTGGAACGGGCCCTGCGGGCCAAGGAACGGGCGGAAAAGCGCCTCCAGGAAGCTCAGGCCAAGGGAGACCGGGTGGCCGAGGCCCGGGCCCGGGCCGCCCTCCAGAGGGCCCTCACCCGTATCGCGCTCGCCGAAAGGGCCAAGGCCGGCCATCCCCGTTAA